The window AAGCACTGTTAACTGAAGGGATAAGCGTCTCTCGTCGTTATGTTGCAAAAGTGATGAAATCATTATCGCTAAAGTCAAAATACACCCAAAAATGTTACAAAAACAATAACAAAAACGTTAATTCCGTTACTATAAATAATGTATTGCAACGAAATTTTACAGTAGGAATGAAAGCCACCGTGATTGTTGCTGATTTGACTTATATAAAGGTCGGTAAAAAATGGAATTACCTTTGCGTATTACTTGATCTTTCAGCACGAAAAATCGCAGGCTATCGTGTTGGACAACATAAAACAGCAGAGCTTGTTATGTCAGCATTAAGCCAAATTAAAGCGCCTTTATCGTCAATTGCGTTATTTCATTCCGATAGAGGAAAAGAATTTGATAATCAATTGCTTGATGGATGTTTTGACCTGTTTGGGATCACCCGTTCACTAAGCAATAAGGGATGTCCTTACGATAATGCCGTGTCAGAAGCAACATTTAAGACAATTAAAACTGAGTTTGTAAAAAATACAACGTTTAGCAATACTAGGGAGCTACAACAGCGTTTCTCTGCTTATGCGTATTGGTATAATTATAAACGACTACATTCGTCATTGGGATATATGACGCCTGTTGCATTTAATAAACAGCTCCCCTTAATTTAGTTGTATGAAAATGTGTAGACATTCCAAATCTACTTTTCTGGGGTATACGTCATTATCGAACTGCTTATACCCCGGTTTTGTACCCCAAAAAGTGCTTGATTGGAATTTACAGCAGTTGACGTCAGTTGACAAACTAACAACGAGAGAAGCTTTATAGTAAAAAGCGTTAGATAGCAAAAAACCTGCTAGAAGCAGGGTTTGTAATTCGTTGATTGGTGCCCGGACGCGGAATCGAACTGACTACCTTGAGAGCTTATCATTACATGATTTATTATTTTTTGGATTAAAAATATACCCGGTTTTATACCCCTAAAGTTGAGTTGCTTGGAAAATATACAGTTCAAGCTTGATTTTATTACCATAAAGAAATCAGCAGAGTTCTTTTCTGAATTCCGGAGTCAACAAACCCATATTTCATATAAAATGCGTTGGCTTCATTTGTTAAACTATGTACTAATAGCGCTCTAGAACCAACTTGTTTAGAGACTTCTTTCGAACGTAATATGGCATCTTTTAATAATGCTGCACCCAATCCTTTTGCTTTATAATTTTTATCAATAGCTAAACGACCTAAGAGAATAACAGGAATAGGATCTGGCATATTACGTTTAAATCTATTTAATGTTAGTTGTTGATGTTGAATACTGCCGGTCGATAAACAATAAAAGCCGATTACTTTATCATTTTCACAAATTACAAATGTACGCGAAGCTCCACTTTTTTGATTTTTTAGCGCTTTTTGTTTTAACCATTCATTTAAAGATAACTCTTCACAATCAAATAGCGTACAATCATGATGCTCATTTAATAGGTGTGGTGCTTTTATTTCTCCCATGGTGATTTCCGAGACAATAAAGCTTGAATTTTTTCATTACTGTCAAAAGATGTTTCTATCGCCAGATTGAATGCATTTATCTGCTCATCATTGATTAAAAAAAGACGCTGATCAAGTAAAACATCTTCTGCTTTTGAGCAGGCAGCTTCTAAAATAAAATCAGTTCGTGATTTAGATTGTAAATGAGCCGCAATATCGATCAATTCTTTTTGAGATATTTTAGCTCTAATATTAATAGGAGACTCTTTGATTTCACTTCTCATATAAATTACCTTTCTCTTAATCTGATATAGAAAGTACTATAACATAACTGTATATCAAATTGCTACACAAATAATATCTATCGAAGGCACTGTTACCTATTTTTTAATAAAACAAGCACAATTATTATTGTCTTGCTTTGGGAATATTTACGATCATTTTAATTGTGCTAGACATTTATGCTCAGTTAAAACCTTTCGAATTTTAGCTGAGCGTCGATTTAAAGAGTGGGGCGCTATTACCCAAATTGCGCCTAAAATTCAAAAATAGGGATTAAATGTCAAATTTAAATTCATTCTTAAAAGTTAATTTGACAGTACCGTCAACGGTTGTAAACTCTCGTTTCCCCACTATTTTATCAAGCACCGAGTGAATTTAATAATGTTATCACCCGTTGTTTTGTATCTTCATTTGGTTCGTTTTGCGCTAACGTTTTAAGCACATGTTTGAGTTCAGGTGACCATAGCTGCCGATCCCAACTTTCTATGGCATTTAATGCCATATTCCGATTACGGATTACTGGACTATTTAATCCAATGAGCAGTAAATCTTCCCCCATCCCCGGAAAGCGACCGAGTTCTTGTAAAAATGAATCTAAATTACGATGTAACTTAAATTCAGGCCCCAATCCGAGCGATTCATCGGGCCCTGTTGCTACTAAGGAAAAATCATTTTGCTGTTTTGCAAGTGTCATAGCTTGTTCAACTCTCTGACTATCATTCGTTTGCATCAAGTAAAACCATTGTTCATTTTGATATCGTTTTTGATGTTCAAAACGCACATCCCATGCATCATAACCCAAACGGGTATAAATATCAGTGGCTAGCCAACACAGCGACTGATCATCAGTTTGTAAGCTTTCTTCAACTAAAGGTAACCAGTGTTCTTGTTGTATGAGATCGGTTAATGTTGTTTGTAATTCCACTTTAATGTCATCACTCCAATTAGGGTAACTATCATCAGTTTGATTAACCACAAAATCTTGCATAATCAGGAAAGTTCTTAAAATATTGATATCGGTTAATTGATGCTGTGCTAGTTGAGTTAAGTAACATAAACAAACACTAGCACCTTGATCATAATCACGCATGTCCTCGGCCGGCCCACCCATTATTAGCGCTTCAATCATCTCACCCGTTGCCACAAGTAATGCCATATCAGCGGATGGCTGTGCTAATGCGGTTTGCAGATCACCCGCAGTTGCACAGGTATAGGCAAGGTATTCATACATCACGCTATTTTTATAGCCTTCCCTTAATAGCCAGTTTTTGACTTCCTGAGAAGGATTTTTTGCTAACCGTTCCACTAAGTGAATGCGCCCCCAGCCATCAACTTTTTTGGCTAATGTAAGCAAAGCATTTTCGACTTCAATCGGCGGTGATAACGTATTTTGTAACGCCACAGCCGAGTACAACGTAAACTCATCATGCATAGCAAATAGCAAAAATAATTCCTTCTGCGAGGTATTAAAACGCCCCAGAATGGCAATACTAAATTTAATCACTTCGCGATCTGGGCTATTGAGTAGTAACCAATAAACAAATTCATATAATTTATTGAAGTTAACTTCAGCCTTTGCCATTTTTTCTGTTAATTCATCAATATAACTTAAAGTGCCTTGCTCTTTAATTAAGGTATACAGTTTTGCAATGTCTTGTTTATTGGGTTGAACTGAAACAGCTCTGAGTAATGCCAAAATTTGTTCAACACATGTTTGTTCAGTTGACGATACATGATGATTCATCACACCATCCATGGCGCCCGCTGCCCACTTTATTTTTGAGTCATCATGTGATTCATCGGGTAAATTTTGGGCTGTGTCAGGAAGTTTGTCCGCATCTTTATAAGGTAATAGAAACTGATAAATACTTATCAGTGAATTATCCCAAACAATAGGAAACCCGTTATCGTCTTGTATTCTTTTTTTGCTTGTAAACAAGTCTTTTAGCCAATTTTTCATCTGTTTTCCTTTATTATTATTTTAAATTTTATGGTGATCGTTAATCATCTAAATCAAAATGTAATAAATAATAGTCATTTTGGTAAACGCATAATAAATCACACCAACGTGTTGCATACCATATTGGTGGCACTGTTTCGATTTCATATAATTGACATTGGCTGAGTTTTATCGGCAACAGCATATCAATAAAACCGGTAATACCGCAATTTCCGTTTTCTTTATGCAGTGTCGGTGAATAATACTGCTGAAAAAACCATGTATCAATTTGCTGTATAAATTCATCAACGGTGATCTGCTTTGGTTTTATATGCCATAGCTGAGCATCGAAACATTTTCCTTGCCCATCGGCAATTGATTGAAAGTGATGGGCTAAGGTATCCGTATAATTGCCCTTATAATCAAGTAACTTAATCGCATAATCACAACCGTGATTGGGCCCCGCATTTAAGCAACGTATTGCCTCTAAATAGCCATTTATACCATTAAGATTTATCATATTTTTATCTTGTTTAATACCGAGGAGTGACCCCCGATATGTTGTTTACCCCTTAATACACACCATTTGCCGTAATTGATGCACAATTTCGACCAGTTCATTTTGCGCGGTCATCACTGCATCAATGTCTTTATATGCCATCGGGATTTCGTCAATCACGTTGGCATCTTTACGACATTCGACATGGGCAGTGGCCTTGATTTGATCCTCAATGGTAAATTGCTTTTTGGCCGCTGTTCGGCTCATCACGCGGCCGGCACCATGTGAACAGGAGCAAAAGCTTTCTTCATTACCTAAACCCCGCACAATATAGCTTTTTGCCCCCATTGAACCAGGAATAATGCCGAGTTCACCTTTGCGTGCTGATACCGCGCCTTTTCGGGTGACAAAAATGTCTTCGCCAAAGTGCTGCTCTTTTTGCACATAGTTGTGGTGGCAATTCACCGCTGACATGTGTGTGGTAAACGGTTTAGTAATGATTTTACGCATTGCCAAAATCACATTATGCATCATCGCTTCACGGTTTAACCGCGCAAACTCTTGTGCCCAATGCACCGCCTCGACATAATCGTGAAAGTGCTCTGTACCCTCTTCCAAATAGGCTAAATCTTTATCTGGTAAGTTTTGAATATGCACTTCCATGTCTTTTTTAGCCATTTCAATAAAAAAACTGCCAATGGCATTACCCACGCCGCGCGAACCACTGTGTAGCATAATCCAAACACGATCGGCTTCATCTAAACAGATTTCGATAAAATGGTTGCCAGTACCCAATGTACCTAAATGACGGTAGTTATTAGTTTTTAAAAAGCGTGGGTATTTTTCCGTTAACTTATCAAATCCCGGAGCTAACTGTTGCCAGTACTGTTCGACAATCGCAGGGGCATCATGCCAGCTGCCATAATCTCGCCCACGGTGTTTTGGGGTAAGTCCATGTGGCACCGCTTTTTCAATCTCGGTACGTAGTGGCAATAAATTATCCGGTAAATCCGCCGCCATCAGCGAGGTTTGTACCGCAATCATACCGCAGCCGATATCCACCCCAACCGCGGCTGGAATAATTGCCCCCATAGTTGGAATGACACTGCCAATGGTTGAGCCTTTACCCACATGTACATCGGGCATCACCGCGATATGTTTAAAAATAAACGGTAGCTGGGCGGTTTTACTTAGCTGTTCTTTAGCCTCGGGTTCAACCGGTACGCCTTTGGTCCACATTTTGATGGGTTTAGCGTTTTCTACTTGTAATACGTTATATTGTGTCATTTTTTATTCCTTAACCACCATGCGATTGTACATGGCGGCTTAATATTTCATGTTGTTATGAATTTTTAGGTTGGATGTTCACCAAGCCATGTAACACTTGGTCAAGCCCACCCACTACCGAAATTTTATCGATACGTTCAGCAATACGTTCCAACGTTTCCATCTCTTTTAACCGCAAAGCAACTGGGTTGTTTTCCATCACTTTGGCGGTGTTCAATAAAGAGCGGGTTGCCGAGGTTTCTTCTCGGCGACGGATCACATTAGCTTGCGCCGCTTTTTCCGCCTCGACCACCTGCGATAGAATCGCCTTCATATCGCCAGGTAAGATAATATCTTTTACCCCCAGTGAAACCGTTTGTAAACCAAAGCCTTGTAAGCGCGCTTTGATATGTTTAGTCACCACTTCGTCGATGATATTTTTATTTTCTAATAATTCATCTAAGGTGCGAGTACCAATCGCTTCACGTAAACCAAATTGTAATTCACGATACAACAAATCAACTGGCTGTGCCGTTTTTTCAAACGCGGTTAATACGTCAGTATAGTGCCAGTTAGCCACTAAGTTTACCCGCAAGTTGACTTTATCTTTGGTTAAAATCTCTTGCCCAGCCACATCTAATGCTTGCAGGCGAGTATCCACCATATCCACCGAGATTTCACGGTTAAAACGCCAATAAGCGGTAATGCCAGCCGTTAATAACTGCTCAATTTTACCGTTCACTTTTAATACCCCGACATGATAAGTCGGCACTTGAGCAATTAATACGCTGTTATCACCGAGTACTTCTTTTTGGCGTAATTTTGGTTGTAGCAATTGCTGTACCATTTCATCACTTAAGGTATAGCCTTGGTGTAAATCCACGGTCACCATATGCTGTTTATGGCTATTTTTCCAGTAAAGGCGCTTGGTACCTGGTGATAAAATTTCTACCAATAGGTCATTTTCATAACGCAAACCAGCCTGATTTGCACCGACTTCCATCTGTAAACAAAATTGTGCCCGTTGTTCTTGGGTTCGTTGTTCAATGGCATCAGCGATACGATCATCAATCCGGTTGTCGCGTAAGTTAAATTTACCCAGTACAATCGTATGTTTAAATTGGCAGTAACCGACGATCGATTCTGGCGCAATAATCTGTATTAGCTGGTTATCAATAAATAAAGTCCCAATTTGTTCATGAATAAAGTGGTGCAGCACTAATTTTTCGATATTCATAATGGTTTTATTACTATTTTTAGCTTCAATCAATTCTTGTGCGATATCAGTTGGCAGTGTATAACCGTGTTGTAAGGTTACTTTTTTAATCGTATGCGCTTTGTAGCTATTCCAATATAATGCTTTGGTTGCCGGTAAAATCACTTCAACCAACTTTTGCTCTTCATAACGTAAAGCAATTTCGTTTTCTGCAACATCCACTAAATAGCAGTGTTGGTTAATGA is drawn from Orbaceae bacterium BiB and contains these coding sequences:
- a CDS encoding IS3 family transposase; protein product: MIQACRHRYSLQWLCRCLGISRHYFYYQCKKNAYQRRLKYAQQILTIFNGSYQSYGTRRIRQALLTEGISVSRRYVAKVMKSLSLKSKYTQKCYKNNNKNVNSVTINNVLQRNFTVGMKATVIVADLTYIKVGKKWNYLCVLLDLSARKIAGYRVGQHKTAELVMSALSQIKAPLSSIALFHSDRGKEFDNQLLDGCFDLFGITRSLSNKGCPYDNAVSEATFKTIKTEFVKNTTFSNTRELQQRFSAYAYWYNYKRLHSSLGYMTPVAFNKQLPLI
- a CDS encoding GNAT family N-acetyltransferase, which produces MGEIKAPHLLNEHHDCTLFDCEELSLNEWLKQKALKNQKSGASRTFVICENDKVIGFYCLSTGSIQHQQLTLNRFKRNMPDPIPVILLGRLAIDKNYKAKGLGAALLKDAILRSKEVSKQVGSRALLVHSLTNEANAFYMKYGFVDSGIQKRTLLISLW
- a CDS encoding DUF1778 domain-containing protein — protein: MRSEIKESPINIRAKISQKELIDIAAHLQSKSRTDFILEAACSKAEDVLLDQRLFLINDEQINAFNLAIETSFDSNEKIQALLSRKSPWEK
- a CDS encoding RtcB family protein, coding for MTQYNVLQVENAKPIKMWTKGVPVEPEAKEQLSKTAQLPFIFKHIAVMPDVHVGKGSTIGSVIPTMGAIIPAAVGVDIGCGMIAVQTSLMAADLPDNLLPLRTEIEKAVPHGLTPKHRGRDYGSWHDAPAIVEQYWQQLAPGFDKLTEKYPRFLKTNNYRHLGTLGTGNHFIEICLDEADRVWIMLHSGSRGVGNAIGSFFIEMAKKDMEVHIQNLPDKDLAYLEEGTEHFHDYVEAVHWAQEFARLNREAMMHNVILAMRKIITKPFTTHMSAVNCHHNYVQKEQHFGEDIFVTRKGAVSARKGELGIIPGSMGAKSYIVRGLGNEESFCSCSHGAGRVMSRTAAKKQFTIEDQIKATAHVECRKDANVIDEIPMAYKDIDAVMTAQNELVEIVHQLRQMVCIKG
- a CDS encoding slipin family protein, producing the protein MIKTIKVKKYEIAVLYKNSEIEQILTAGVYRMFNPLNAISYQLINLTAPKIETNMAEQLINFYPEIINQHCYLVDVAENEIALRYEEQKLVEVILPATKALYWNSYKAHTIKKVTLQHGYTLPTDIAQELIEAKNSNKTIMNIEKLVLHHFIHEQIGTLFIDNQLIQIIAPESIVGYCQFKHTIVLGKFNLRDNRIDDRIADAIEQRTQEQRAQFCLQMEVGANQAGLRYENDLLVEILSPGTKRLYWKNSHKQHMVTVDLHQGYTLSDEMVQQLLQPKLRQKEVLGDNSVLIAQVPTYHVGVLKVNGKIEQLLTAGITAYWRFNREISVDMVDTRLQALDVAGQEILTKDKVNLRVNLVANWHYTDVLTAFEKTAQPVDLLYRELQFGLREAIGTRTLDELLENKNIIDEVVTKHIKARLQGFGLQTVSLGVKDIILPGDMKAILSQVVEAEKAAQANVIRRREETSATRSLLNTAKVMENNPVALRLKEMETLERIAERIDKISVVGGLDQVLHGLVNIQPKNS